The Lactobacillus sp. ESL0680 DNA segment TACGGCTATAAAATCATGGTTCAGCGCGGTGTTTTAATTCCCCGGTTTGAAACTGAAGAACTGGTTAATTGGGCGCTAACGCATCTAAAGTCAGGTGACAAGGTTTTGGATTTGGGTACAGGTTCCGGCTGCATTACTGTGGCCTTAGCTAAAGAAGCAGCTAAACAGGGAATTACTGATCTAGATTTATATGCTTCTGATGTCACTGATGCGGCATTGCGGACAAGCGAAGAGAACTTTGTAACCTATGACCTTGATGTGACGGTTCGGAAGGCTAACGTGTTAATTGGCCTAGAAAAATTTGACAAGATTATTTCTAATCCGCCTTATATTAAGGAAACAGAAAAAAATGTCATGGACCAAAATGTCTTGGAAAATGAACCGAAAGAGGCTTTATTTGGTGGTAAAAATGGCTTAGACTTTTACCAGAAATTTGCCAAACAAGTTCGTGAGCATTTGAATAGTCATGGCGAGTTCTTCTTGGAGTATGGCTTTAGTGAACAAGAGCAGTTAAGTGACCTATTTGCCAAGGAACTGCCGGACTTTACGGTTGAATTTAAAAACGACATGGCAGGCAAGCCACGCATGGTTTATGGAAAGTGGAATAAGTAGATGGAAACGAAAATTTTTTCAGAAGGACAAATTGATGATGCCGTCAAATTGCTGGCTGCGGGTGAATTAGTCGCTTTTCCAACAGAAACGGTTTATGGTCTTGGAGCAATCGCCAC contains these protein-coding regions:
- the prmC gene encoding peptide chain release factor N(5)-glutamine methyltransferase, which produces MPKLPTLKDLQIWATETAPEARPEDVEYLLAERLNLTPSEFALKQDLELTPEQLKQAQKDVNKLAKGVSPQYILGYSWFYGYKIMVQRGVLIPRFETEELVNWALTHLKSGDKVLDLGTGSGCITVALAKEAAKQGITDLDLYASDVTDAALRTSEENFVTYDLDVTVRKANVLIGLEKFDKIISNPPYIKETEKNVMDQNVLENEPKEALFGGKNGLDFYQKFAKQVREHLNSHGEFFLEYGFSEQEQLSDLFAKELPDFTVEFKNDMAGKPRMVYGKWNK